CCCAATGGACGATTAGTCCACATTTTGGACTAATACTCGATGGCGACGCCTTGGCCGCTCCACAAGGGCGAGCAGAAGATGTTCTCGTGGTGCTCACTGCAAGGGCCTCCGAGAGCTTGCAATTCAAGATCGGCTATCGCCTGCTTGAAGGGGGAGCTGACAACGATGAAGTTTACACGTTTGCACTAGTGAATTACCTTGTGCTAGGCGCGGCTTGGAGAATCTGACAGGCAATGATGAAGTCACGGACTTCGGTGTGTCCATAAAATATCCGCAATTCCTGACGATCGAAGGAAGAAGACCATGATCAAGTTCTCTGAAGCGACTCGAGTAAGCCCTGCAGGTCAGGTCATCGTCCTGATAGCATGGGTAGGGCTCTGTTTTCTTACGGCTTGGGTTGGTTCGAGATTTACGCCCGGTGAGTCGTATCTTCAACTCCAGAAGCCATCCTGGACACCACCGGGGTATCTCTTCGGGCCGGTATGGTCAGTGCTCTACTTGAGCATGGGGGTAGCCGCATGGCTAGTCTGGAGACGCGCAGGAATATCGGGAGCGAAGCTTGCTCTGAGCTTGTTCATAGTTCAATTGATCCTTAACGGGGCGTGGTCATGGATCTTCTTCGGCTTGCATAGGACTGGTCTGGCGTTCGCTGAGATTGTGGTACTGTGGGGAATGATCCTTCTAACCTTGCTGGCCTTTTGGCGAGTGAGCGTCACCGCTGGCGTTCTCTTCGTGCCTTATCTTGCCTGGGTGTCTTTCGCCGCAGTTTTGAACTACACGATCTGGCAGTTGAATAAGAGCAACTGACAGAAGGCACTGAAGATTATAGACCATCACCCACACATAGAGAACATAGATCTAATAAATTGGAGGTGGGGGGAATCGAACCCCGTCCGAGATGAACGCCAATTAACCGTCTACGCGCGTGTCCTTTGCATTTAATCTCGCTGATCAGATCGCCGCAAGGCTAAAGCTACCAATCAGCCAGTCGTGCTGTTAATTTCGCCTCGCGTCCGCCCGACCGAGTCGTAAGGCTATCCATCAATTAACGGCGCTTTGCACAACGTCTGATGGCGGGCCTCGTGCAAAACGGCATGCTTAGTTTAGTTAAGCAGCAATGGCGTAGTTGTTGCCATTCAATTGGTTTACGCCTGTTTAACGAGACCGGCGCAATCTCGGCGCGCAAGTTAACCCTCGCTTACCCCGTCGAAACCAGGTCACCCCCAAAGGACTAACAAGTCATCCAGTATATATATCGGAAATTGCCGCGTCAAGTTCCTTAAATCGCAAGCCCTGATGAAGTAGATTCGCAATAGCATTCTTTATGCAGCTTCAAAAATAGACCAATACCATTCTCGACACCATCATAGCGCACAATACACCCCAACGGGATCGCTAAAAAGCTGACATAAATGGGAAAGCCGGGCAGGAAGAAATCGCAATTGAGACTTCTCGTGTCGCCTTTTCAGTGTGAACCAATCTGATATCAATGCTGGACTAGACTAGTCTCAGAATCAACACAATTCCAAGGTCTAGTACATATCACTTTTCGCTCTAGTGCCGATATAAGTAAAGGAAATCGACTACTGCGCTAGACAGTGATCTTTTGGGCCGAAAAACTGGGGAATCACAATGAAGAAATTGTCGATCAAAGCCAAAGTAACAATCGTAATTTGTGCATGCCTGTTTCTTGTACTTGGAGCAATGTCCACAATCAACAGCCACCTTCAAAGCAGTACAATCGGGGAAATGTGTACCGAGACAGGTCGTAATCTCAGTTGGACTATTACGCAACAACTTGAACAAATCATGATCCACGGAGAGAATGAGAACCTTCAACCGCTCACCGAGGAAATTGTGTCAAAAGGGTTGCTCGAAGAAATCACCGTAGTAGATGCGGATTTGAAAGTGAAACGCTCTTCGGACAAGAGTCTCGTCGATAAGCCGGCGGCTGATCCGATGTGGAAGGCACTATTTGAGTCGCTATCAGACACGGTCTTCAATACCGAAGTCGACGGGGTACCGGTCAAGGTCACTTATCATGTCTTGGAGAATAAACCCGCATGCGTACAGTGCCATGATGCAGATGCAGAAAAAGTCCTTGGTGGACTAAAGATGGCTCAGTCGATGAAGGCGCTCTCGGCGGCAACCACATCCAGTTACTTCACTAACGCCGTTCTATCTATCATGGGTATTCTGATACTTGTAGCGAGCATTCTTGTTGTCCAGAAGAAGTTGATCTTCGACCCTCTGAAGTCTGTGAAGTCAAAATTGGAAATGGCCGCTGAAGGCGACATAGACCAAACCCTGCAAATAAAGTCAAACGATGAGATTGGAAGTCTGCTGCAATCAATTCAACGCTTAATCGACTACATTCGTGGATTCGCTGATGTGACTCAGAAGATGGCGCAAGGCGATTTCACGGTACAAGTCGAAGTTCGGTCAGCCCGAGATGTTCTGAGTGCTTCATTCAAATCAATGATCAGCAATTTGAGCGCTTTGATCCATCAGTTAGGAGATAACGCAAATCAACTCGTGCAGGCGGCAAGTGGCATAGCCGAATCGTCCGATCAGATTTCCCGAGGTCAAAGGCGCAATCTGATGAAGTGAATCAGGTATCGGCAGCGATTGAACAGATGTCAGCAACTATCTTCGAATCATCACAAAACGCGATTGATGCCAAAACTGTGTCGGATAGTGCTGCGACGACTGCAACCGACGGCAGTCGAATAGTCGAGAATACTCATCAGGGGATGCAGAAGGTAGCTGAAGTCGTTACGCATGCTGCCGTGTCAATTAAGAAGTTGGCAGCTTCAGCTGACGAAATTGGACAAATAGTCGCTGTCATAGATGACATTGCAGACCAGACGAATCTTCTCGCACTCAATGCCGCAATTGAAGCAGCTCGCGCTGGTGAACAAGGTCGCGGCTTTGCGGTTGTAGCAGATGAAGTAAGAAAGCTCGCGGAACGCACCGCCAAAGCAACAAGTGAAGTCACAAACATGATCAAAGGTATCCAGCAAGATACGTTGACGGCAGTCAGCGGCATGGAGCAAGGGACGCTTCATGTGAATAGCGGGCGCGAGTTAGCTGAGCAAGCTGGCGACAGTCTGCGTGAAATCGTGACAATGGCACAACAAGTCACCAATCGGATCACCCAGATTGCCGCGGCATCAAAGGAACAATCTTCAGCGGCCGAACAGATTGCTAGAAACATCGAACACATCTCGAAAGTCACAAGGGAAACCGCCGTCAACTCTGAGCAATCAGCGCATGTAGCAGTTTCCTTGAGTCAACAAGCTGAAAACTTGCAGCAGATTGTTGGGCGATTCAAAGTAAACTCCTAGCCTCGCTCACATAAGTTTGACGGCCTGTAGTCGAGATTCGGCTGTGGGCCGTTCTCACCGAACCAACTCTATTGATTAGTGTTTCGTTCTCGCGCTTGGGATTTCCAAGTGAATTTCAACTTGAAGAACCAGTAGTCTTTTCGTATCATGAGATGATGCTAAGTCGACGGAATCTTCAATACTGGATTGCTGCTAGCCTATTGCTGGCTTTCAGCTTCTTTGTCTTTCACACTATTGAGCATCACCATAGTCACGAACTGCAGCAAAAGAATGTCCGATTTGCCACTTTGGAATCGACATTGCTCTTCCTGCGATTCTGATTCTGGCACTGATCGTAATCCCACCAATCCGCTATGTTGAAGTCTTGGCGGATTTCAAGCCTTCGAATCTTCTCATTTGCGCTTCAACTCCAAATCGGGCACCTCCTGCATCGTCTTAGTCCGCCAGTCTCAAACAAATCTAACTAAGAACAATTTGCCAATCTCGGCCTCCACTTTTTCCTCAGCTGGGTAATCGTGCGCCGACTTGAGTTGGTCACAGGAGAAATCTAATGTTTGCAAGAGTATTTCTGCTCGCTTGCGCGAGCATTGTCGCTCTGTCTACTGCTTTTGGTCAGACGACATTGAATCCCGACCTATCCGTGGTTGGAGACATCCGGACTTTTACTCATAACGACAAATCACGACCGTCAGAGGAAAGCGAATTCAACCTCACGTCACCTGATATGGAAATCGTAGTGGCAGGGTATCTCAATCCCTACTCACGCGCAGACCTTGTCCTTGCATGGGAGGGTGGCGAAAAGGCGGAAATCGAGGAATTGTACGCGACAATATTGCGTGGCCTGCCGCTGGGAATGAACCTGCGCGCCGGCAAATACCGTTTGGAATTTGGCCGGTTAAATCCAGTTCATCCGCATGCGTACTGTTTGTTCACCAACCTCTGCCCCATGAAATGTATTTCGGGGAAGAAGGTCTTAACGATATGGCGATTCGTGCCTCGTTCGCACTCCCGACTGGTAAGCTAAATACGGAAGTCATGGCAGCTGTGCTGAGAGGAGAGGTTCTTGCCGGCGAGGAAGAAGAAATTACGGAAGAGCCGCTTGAGATTACAAAATCAGTTGCTGCACTAGAGGGTGAAGAACCGCGGATTAAGCCTGGGTTTTTCGGTAGAATTACGACATCCGGCTCGCTGTCTGAGTCTGCGGAACTGACGGCCGGGGTCTCAGTCGTGACTTCGGAGTACGATCGCGATGAGCGGCTGCGTGCACGAGTCTTCGGAATTGACGCAAAATACAAGTGGAAACCAAATCGAAACAGTGCCCTCACTGTCGAAGGCGAATACTTGAACAACCGCCGCGAGGTTTTGGAAGGAGAAGCAGTCAGCTCGTCTGGAGCTTATGCCTATTTGGATTATCGATTCCGCCAGAAATACAACGTGGGAACAATGTTCGAGTATGCACAGGATGCGAACGATAACGACGCGAATGTCACGCGAGTGACCGGGTTTATCGGGTTTGCTCCGATCGAAGAAACGACATTGATCCGAATAGTCGGAGACTGGACTACACCAAACGAAGGCGATGGATTTTGGACAGCAACACCGCAATTCGTGTTTTCGCTGGGACCACACCAACCGCACAACTTTTAGGAGATTAAGTTGAAACTATTCATAAACACTCTGATCGCGCTTGCATTCTTCGTTTCTGTAAGCGCGAATGCTGCCGTCAAAATCGTGACATCCACAAGTGACTTGGCATACTTCGCTACTGTCATCGGGGGGGATTTGGTCGAGGTTGCAAGTATTGCAGCTCCAACCGCAGACTTGCATTATGTCGAGGTACGTCCGAGCTATATGGTCAAGATGCGCGACGCGGACATTGTCTTCAAGATTGGCCTTGAACTCGACACTTGGATCGACAAAATCATTGACGGTTCACGAAATAGCAAACTCAAAAAGATTGACTGCTCGATGTATATTACGCCAGTGGAAGTGCCTACTTTCCACGCTGATGCTTCACATGGCGACTTACACCGATTCGGCAATCCTCACTATTGGCTTTCGCCCGCCAATGTAGAACCGATAACGCACGCAATTCTCGATGGTCTATCAAGTGTTGACCCTGCGAATTCTGGAGTTTTCGCACAAAATCGCGATAAGTTCCTCAAGAATCTGAATTCCGAGCTCCCGGCCATCAAGGCGCTCGCCGCGCCATTGGCAGGAATCGAAATCGTCACTTACCACAATTCATGGCCGTACTTCGCAGACTATTTCGAAATCAAACTGGCAGGATTCATTGAGAAGTTCTCTGGGGTTGCGCCGTCACCGTCTCATATGGGAGACATGATAGAACTGGTTAAGAAACAGCAGATCAAAATAATCGCGATTGAGCCATACTTTGAGAAACGCGTTCCGCAGCGAATTGCCGAGTCATCGGGAGCAAAGGTAGTGGTACTGTATCCCTCTATTGGCGGGCGTGACAAGGACGAGTCGTACATTGACTGGCTTCGCGGCAACATCAATGCCCTACTCGAAGAGATTAGGTAGCGGAGATGTTTGATTTACTGGTTTGGCCGCTTCTGATCTGCGTCGTCTTAGTTGGCATCCATGTCTACTTTGGCCTGCATGTGATCAAACGCGGAATCATTTTCGTAGACCTCTCCCTGGCGCAGGTAGCTGCGCTGGGGAGCACACTCGCCTTTCTTTTGGGTTTCGAGCTTGACAGTAGTGTCGCGTACTTCTTTTCTCTCGCCTTTGCGCTCTTGGGCGCCGTGATTTTCGCATTCACCCGTGAGATAGAAGGCAAGATCCCCCAAGAGGCGATCATTGGTATCGCATATGCCGTGAGTGCTGCGGCGGCAATCATGGCAGTGAGCCATTCTCCAGAAGGCGCTGAGCATATCAAGTATCTTCTGATCGGGAGCATTCTGACTGTGACGCCGCTCGTTGTTCTCAAAACTGCAGTCGTCTACACGCTCGTTGGCGCTTTTCACTGGATCTACTTCCGGAAGTTCGCTGCGCTGACATTCGGAGGTGGAGACTTGCCGAAGAACCGACGCCTGTGGGATTTCTTGTTTTATGCATCTTTCGGCGTTGTTGTAACCAGTTCGGTCAAGATCTGCGGTGTGTTGCTAGTATTCATCTTCTTGGTGGTACCATCAGTTTTCGCCGCATTGACAACCAACGGCATAGCCAAGCATTTGATTTTGGGTTGGATGTTCGGTTTGGTTGGTTCAGTGCTGGGACTGCTGCTTTCATTCTGGATCGACACACCGCCGGGCGCGACAATCGTATGCACATTCGGTGCAATGCTGCTGCTGTTTGGCGGACTTAGGTTAGTAATGGGAGGGAGAACTGTCTGTTAGTTCCCAACGGTTCGTGTGAACTCAATGTCGGCGTTCTCGTACTCAGCGATCAACGCCGACACGAGTTCCTTCACTGAGATGATCTCATCGACGCGATATGCGTTGGCACCAGCGAAGGCAAATCCGTTATGGAGATAGCCTTTTGAGCGCTTATCAAAGCGTGGGCAATACAATAGGCGAATTCTGATAGTCGCAAGTGATGATGCAATGGTACGGACACTTGTAAGGTTTTTTCATTCCGGAAACGACATCGTCCAGATATTTATTGCGGATCGCCCTGCCCGGCATACCAACTGGGCTCTTGATAATCACGATATCGTCCGCGACTGAATCAACATAGGCCTGCTTGAATGCTTCATTTGCATCGCACTCGAATGTTGCGACGAAGCGGGTACCCATTTGAACACCAGCCGCACCCATGTCAATAAATCGGTGAATATCGCTGCCAGTGTAGATTCCGCCGGCGGCAATGACCGGAATCTTCTTGCCAGTTTGTTTTTCGAAAATGGCGACCTCGTCAAGAATTGGCGGGATCAATTTCTCGAGTGCAAACTCCGGATCCGCTATCTGCTCGATTCGAAATCCAAGATGTCCGCCAGCTCGAGGTCCTTCGACAACAAAAGCATCCGGAAGATAGTCGAACTTGCTCAACCATCGCTTACAGATCAACCCGACGGCCCTCGACGATGATACTATGGGTACGAGTTTGGTCTTGGTATCGTGCTTGCGGTATTGGGGCAGATTTAGCGGGAGTCCGGCTCCGGAGAAGATAATGTCTATCTCTTCCTCAATAGCAGTCTGTACCAAGTCGCCAAAGTTAGAGAAAGCAACCATGATATTGAGCCCAATTAGGCCTTTTGACAGTGATTTGGCGTTGCGAATTTCGCGACGTAGCGCACGTGTGTTGGCTTCGAGGAAGTTGGAGTAGAAGTCCGGTTCGTTCATACCGATACCCGCAGAAGCGATCACACCGATACAGCCCTCATTGGCGACAGCGCTTGCGAGACCGGAAAGCGAGACTCCGACACCCATTCCGCCTTGAACTATTGGAATTCGAGCGCTGATATCACCGATTGAAAGGGGCGGATACTTCTGGACGTCATCTAAGCGAATGTTCCTTGAGGCCGGATAGAAGTGAATACTACAGCGGTTGGTTACCACCGTGGACCATTAAATCTACGTAAATGTTTAAGATAAAGCTAATACAAATTGTCTTCAAAGAGTCACTTCAATTGCCAATGAAACTGTGAATGTCAGGGGAATTGGCAGTGAGTATCGTGTCGCGTGGTTTCAAAACGGTACCTGGCTATCACTTGAGCGCTCTCGCACAAACCACTCATAATGCGCTATTGTAAACAGAACGCTTCCAAAAGCTCCGAAATAGCCTGCCAATGGAATTGAGAGGGCAATCGAGAAAAAGTAGTACAACCCCATCAATATGCCGGATTCTTGGCCGGTAAAAAGCATCGCGGCCTGAGACACTGCAAAGATCATCGACACGGGAAACAGGGCAATGCCCGGGATGACAAGGGCGGAAAGGCATAGTCCGAGCGATGGCAACTTTGCCGAAGAAAGCTGCGCAAGCGACTTCGAGACCCCATCGCCGATACTCAAGTTGTACAAGACGATGTTTCGGTATGTGTAGTTCATAGCAGTCGTCAGGAATAGTGTCGCCGCAATAGCGACCGGCACAAAGAGCAACGCAATCACAATACCGAGAACAACCGAACTGATAAATGCGATGATCAATGGAAGCCCGAGCATTATGACAAGCAGCATACCGCAACCGATCGAAAGCAATGCGACCAACAAACTGCGGCCAAAGAAATCGAAACCTGCGCGCAAGGCCTCTCCTGCTCGCAACGGTGTTCCGGCACGGGCATGCGAGGTTGCAAGAATCAACGCCGGCTGTAGAATCGCGCCGGCCAACAAAACCAATACACCGAACGCCATTGCAACGCCCATCAGTATGGCGAATTCCTTTATCGGAAACTCATCACCGGGCTGATAGTGGAAGTTGGTTGGATACCCGCCAATGAGTTGCGGGTAAATGATAAATCCTGCAAGCCAAAACCACTTGAAACGCCAAGCGATTACGAATGCCTCTTTGAGAATGTCAGCAAATTTCATAGTAAGATATAATAGAGTATTGCTTCAATTCTCCCAAGACGATTTTTTGTCACATTTTGGGAAGTTCCAGAACTGATTTTTTTCATCGATTAATTCATTGCGCTACAACGAGATTGCCGGCAATGCCCGGTACTGTCTGGAAGATTTTTCTTGACAGTTGTTTAATCAATCCTATTTTGACAAAACTGACTCATGTTTTCGTAAACTTTTGCGATAATAACAGTCAAACTTAACGAGGAGAAAACCTTGATGATGAACTGGCAACAAACACCCGCACAATGTCGGGGAGTAGTCTGCCTGCTCCGTGACAAGGTTCCGCCTCGGCCTATCCGCCCTAATCTCTAAATACGACATTACACGGATAATTCGAGCTGGACCCGATCGAGTCCGGTTTTTTGTGATTGCCACCGGACTCTGACAAGAGTTGTTTAGACGATTAGAGGATTGGTTAGCAAATTATGGATTCAGCATATTATCAAGAGGAACAGGAGACTTCAGTCAGCGCCAAAGAAGCGTTGCGCGGCTTGTTGCCGCTCCTGTCACCGCACCGACACAGGTTGTACATCAACCTTGTGCTGCTCATTGTCGCCAACGGGCTCTCGTTGCTTAGCCCAGTGGTGATCCAGAAGACTGTCGATCTGGTTACATCCCCTGCCTCGACGACTGCCGGCATCGGTCTGCCGACTGCTACGGTTGAGGCACTGATCCCGCAGATCATGTGGATGTCCCTTATTTATGTGGTCGTGCTGTTGGCGTTCCTGGTTGCGAACTACGCTCAACGAGTTCATTTGGAAGTAATAGGTCAGGATGTTATTACCGATTTGAAGCAACGCTGCTTCAACCACGTCGTCGGACTTTCAGTATCGTTTTTTGATCGCAATCCTGTCGGACGGCTGTTGTCGCGAGTTGAATCGGATGGCGAGGCGTTGCGTCAGTTCTTTTCAAGTGTCGTTGTGCTTATTATCGGCGATGCGCTGAAGTTGATTGGCATTTTTGCGATTCTGTTCTACTACAGCTGGCGGCTGACGCTTGCGGTGCTGGCATTGGCGCCGATCGTTATCGTGCTGATCTACTTCTATCAGCGCTATACGACCCCGCGGTTTCTGGGCATCCGCAAGAAGATGGCCGACGTTATCGCGACAATGACGGAATTCCTGCAAGGCATGAGCGTCGTGCAGGTATTCAATCGCCAGCAGCTGGTGCGGGACCGCATGAACGAAGCTAATCGGAGCAAGTTCAAGCTCGATGCCGAAGCGCACCTCTCGCACACCACGTTCTTCAACCTGGTCTTCTTCGTGGAGAACGTCGGTATCGCGGCAGTGACGTTTTTCGGTGCGACCGTTCTGGTTGGACAGGTTTCAGGAACCGGCGCTGAATCAATGACAGTCGGTACAATACTGTTGTTCATCATGTTCATGAGGATGTTCTTCGAACCAATACACCGTGCGGCTGAAGAACTGCACGTATTGCAGCGCGCCATAGCAGGAGCCAGACGCGTGTTTGCCTTAATGAACAATGAAGAGCGGATTCCTGAAGCGCCTAAGCCGCTTGTGTGGCCGAGCTTCAACGAAGTCATTCGCTTCGAGAATGTCGGGCTTTCCTATAATGGCGATGATCGCTTTGCACTGCGCAACGCTTCCTTTGAGATCGCCAAGGGCGAGAAGGTCGCGCTGGTTGGAGTTACCGGTGGCGGCAAGAGCACAATCGTAAACTTGCTGCTTCGTTTCTACGATGCGACTGAAGGCCGAATCACAGTCGACGGAATCGACATCCGCGACTTGCATACAACCGATTTGCGGTCAAAGTTTGGTTTGGTATTGCAGGATATCTTCCTCTTCCCGGGAAATGTCCGCGACAATATCACGCTTGAACAGAGTCGCATCAGTGCGGAAGCACTGGAATCGGCATCGCAGTTGGTAACAGCTGACCGGTTTATCGAGCGGATGCCGAAGAAATACGAAACTGAGATTTCCGAACGCGGCGCCAATCTCAGCCGCGGTGAAAGACAATTGCTGTCTTTTGCACGGGCGATGGTTTTCGATCCGCAGATCTTGCTTCTCGACGAGGCCACCAGCTCGGTGGATCCCGATACCGAGAAGCAGATACAACTGGCACTTGACCGGCTCTTGGCCGGCAGGACGTCGTTGATAATCGCGCATCGACTTTCGACGATTCTGGATGCCGACAAAATACTGGTCATCCGCGAGGGTCAGATTATCGAGCGCGGAACACATCGGGAGCTACTGGCTCAAGGCGGTTACTATGAGAAGCTCTATCGCCTGCAGTTCCAGGGACCAGAAACAGTGAAGGTAGCAAATGTGGAAAAAGTTTAAGTGGTTGATGAGCGGATATTCCAATCACAAGCTGGCATTGACCTGGCTTGTGGTGGGAACACCGGCCATCGCCGCCATAGCGATGCTGCAGCCAATGGTGCTGAAGTATCTTTTTGATGTCGTCAAGTACGGCAAGGGTGAACTCCCGACTTTGCTCCAGCCGATTGGTGCAATGTTGCAGAGATACGAGCTGTCACCCCTCGCGGAAGCTCTGACAATCCAGCTGATTCTTGCTGTAGTCGTATTGGTCGTTTACAACGCGCTTCAAGGCACACGCGCCTACATGAATCAGCGACTGGAGTGGGAGTTCCGTCAGCGGGCGTTCGCTTCGACGACTGAAAAAGGTCCTGACTTTTATAACGCCTTTCGCACAGGCGATTTGGTGACTCGTATGACCGACGACGTCGCGGAGAAGTTGGCGTGGTTTGCCTGCTCGGGAATCTTCCGGTTCTACGAAGCTGTGCTGATAGTCGTGATCGGTGTAGCAATGATGTTGACTTTGGATGTACGATTGACCGTTTACACGGTTACACCGTTACCGATACTGATCATCATTTTCATGTTTACATCGAGTTCGCTGGACAAGCGCTTCGACAATCTCCAAGCGCGTATCTCCGACCTCAACAATGCGATGGAGTCGTGCTTTTCAGGCACGCGTGTGGTCAAAGCGTACAATCGCGAAGAAGCATGGAAGGAGAAATTCGCCGCCACAATCGGAGCGCGTCGCAAGGCGGAAATTTCAACCGTTCGCGCCTGGGCAGCTATTGATTCGCTGTACATGTACATCTGGCAGTTCGGAATCGCCTTGGTAGTATTGATTGGCGGTATCATGGCGGCGAAAGGTTCGATAACGATCGGTGACTTCGTGGCTTTCACGAGCTATATCTTCCTGCTGGTCTTCCCGATGTTTGACATCGGCCAATTCATCGTGAAAGGTCGTCAGTCGGCGGTCAGCATTGGGCGCCTGATGGAGATTCAGAATTTCCCGGCTATGGTGTCCAATCACAACGGTGACCACAGCGCGATTGATTTCGAGAAGATTCGTTTCGCGAATGTGTCATTCCGATTTGCCAACAGCGAGCACTACTCGCTGAGAGACGTCGAATTCGAAGTCAACAAGGGCGAAACGGTTGCCTTGGTGGGTCGCGTCGGATCCGGCAAGAGCACGGTGATCAACCTGCTGACGCGCCTGGTCGATCCGAACGAAGGGATGATCATGTTAGATAGTCGTCCTTTGAAATCGCTCTCTTTAGATGACTATCGCGATATCATCGGCTATGTTCCGCAGGAACCGGTGCTGTTTTCGGACACGATCGAAGGCAATGTCCGATTCGGCGACAATTCGATCACTGCCGAGAAGGTCACCGAGGTAATCAAACTCGCGCAACTCGATTCACAGCTGGAGCGTTTCCCGAGCGGTCTGCAAACGCGAATCGGCACACGCGGGTTGACGATCTCGGGCGGCGAGAAACAGCGCGTCGCGATCGCGCGAGCATTGGCGCGCAATCCGAAGATACTGATTCTCGATGATTGCACTTCTGCGCTCGATGCCCGAACAGAGGAGCGCCTGTGGTCGGCGTTGCACGAAGTTATGCCGGACATGACTTGCTTCGTTGTGACGCATCGCGCCAAGACTCTGCGCAAGGCTAACAAGATCCTGCTCTTTGAAGAAGGCAAGATCATTGACCGCGGCACGCACGATGAACTGCTTGTGCGTTCGGATTCTTATCGCGAATTGTACTCTCGTAGTGAATTGCAGGAAGCTGTTGAAGGGTAAGATTGTTCTCACTCTCTCTTGGTAAGCATGAGAGAGTGAGAATCACTAATCGCTACAGATGGTAAAGCATCGCATAGACTGCGATGCCGCTAATCGAGACAAACATCCACACCGGCCAGAGCCAGCGTACTATGCGTTGATGCTTTTCGAATCGCCCCTTCAGTGCGTGAGTTACAGCGACAATTATGAAAGGGGTCATCAGAGCTGCAAGTATGACATGCGGTATCAGAATCGCAAAGTATACCGGTCGCGTCCAATCATGATGTGGATACGGTACGGAGCCGACACCGTAGTGGTAAATCAGGTACGTCGTCAAAAACAGAGCCGACGAAATCAGTGCGGCTATCATGATCTTGCGGTGTGTTTCGCGGCGTCCGCGCTTGATGTTGA
This genomic interval from bacterium contains the following:
- a CDS encoding metal ABC transporter permease, whose amino-acid sequence is MFDLLVWPLLICVVLVGIHVYFGLHVIKRGIIFVDLSLAQVAALGSTLAFLLGFELDSSVAYFFSLAFALLGAVIFAFTREIEGKIPQEAIIGIAYAVSAAAAIMAVSHSPEGAEHIKYLLIGSILTVTPLVVLKTAVVYTLVGAFHWIYFRKFAALTFGGGDLPKNRRLWDFLFYASFGVVVTSSVKICGVLLVFIFLVVPSVFAALTTNGIAKHLILGWMFGLVGSVLGLLLSFWIDTPPGATIVCTFGAMLLLFGGLRLVMGGRTVC
- a CDS encoding zinc ABC transporter substrate-binding protein produces the protein MKLFINTLIALAFFVSVSANAAVKIVTSTSDLAYFATVIGGDLVEVASIAAPTADLHYVEVRPSYMVKMRDADIVFKIGLELDTWIDKIIDGSRNSKLKKIDCSMYITPVEVPTFHADASHGDLHRFGNPHYWLSPANVEPITHAILDGLSSVDPANSGVFAQNRDKFLKNLNSELPAIKALAAPLAGIEIVTYHNSWPYFADYFEIKLAGFIEKFSGVAPSPSHMGDMIELVKKQQIKIIAIEPYFEKRVPQRIAESSGAKVVVLYPSIGGRDKDESYIDWLRGNINALLEEIR
- a CDS encoding ABC transporter ATP-binding protein, which produces MDSAYYQEEQETSVSAKEALRGLLPLLSPHRHRLYINLVLLIVANGLSLLSPVVIQKTVDLVTSPASTTAGIGLPTATVEALIPQIMWMSLIYVVVLLAFLVANYAQRVHLEVIGQDVITDLKQRCFNHVVGLSVSFFDRNPVGRLLSRVESDGEALRQFFSSVVVLIIGDALKLIGIFAILFYYSWRLTLAVLALAPIVIVLIYFYQRYTTPRFLGIRKKMADVIATMTEFLQGMSVVQVFNRQQLVRDRMNEANRSKFKLDAEAHLSHTTFFNLVFFVENVGIAAVTFFGATVLVGQVSGTGAESMTVGTILLFIMFMRMFFEPIHRAAEELHVLQRAIAGARRVFALMNNEERIPEAPKPLVWPSFNEVIRFENVGLSYNGDDRFALRNASFEIAKGEKVALVGVTGGGKSTIVNLLLRFYDATEGRITVDGIDIRDLHTTDLRSKFGLVLQDIFLFPGNVRDNITLEQSRISAEALESASQLVTADRFIERMPKKYETEISERGANLSRGERQLLSFARAMVFDPQILLLDEATSSVDPDTEKQIQLALDRLLAGRTSLIIAHRLSTILDADKILVIREGQIIERGTHRELLAQGGYYEKLYRLQFQGPETVKVANVEKV
- a CDS encoding HAMP domain-containing protein — protein: MKKLSIKAKVTIVICACLFLVLGAMSTINSHLQSSTIGEMCTETGRNLSWTITQQLEQIMIHGENENLQPLTEEIVSKGLLEEITVVDADLKVKRSSDKSLVDKPAADPMWKALFESLSDTVFNTEVDGVPVKVTYHVLENKPACVQCHDADAEKVLGGLKMAQSMKALSAATTSSYFTNAVLSIMGILILVASILVVQKKLIFDPLKSVKSKLEMAAEGDIDQTLQIKSNDEIGSLLQSIQRLIDYIRGFADVTQKMAQGDFTVQVEVRSARDVLSASFKSMISNLSALIHQLGDNANQLVQAASGIAESSDQISRGQRRNLMK
- a CDS encoding tryptophan-rich sensory protein, which encodes MIKFSEATRVSPAGQVIVLIAWVGLCFLTAWVGSRFTPGESYLQLQKPSWTPPGYLFGPVWSVLYLSMGVAAWLVWRRAGISGAKLALSLFIVQLILNGAWSWIFFGLHRTGLAFAEIVVLWGMILLTLLAFWRVSVTAGVLFVPYLAWVSFAAVLNYTIWQLNKSN
- a CDS encoding methyl-accepting chemotaxis protein; amino-acid sequence: MSATIFESSQNAIDAKTVSDSAATTATDGSRIVENTHQGMQKVAEVVTHAAVSIKKLAASADEIGQIVAVIDDIADQTNLLALNAAIEAARAGEQGRGFAVVADEVRKLAERTAKATSEVTNMIKGIQQDTLTAVSGMEQGTLHVNSGRELAEQAGDSLREIVTMAQQVTNRITQIAAASKEQSSAAEQIARNIEHISKVTRETAVNSEQSAHVAVSLSQQAENLQQIVGRFKVNS